In the Magnetospirillum sp. WYHS-4 genome, TGATGATGACCGAAACCGGGCTCTGTTCGATGGCGGTCTTGAACTTGCGCAGGTCGCCGTCGCCGGTCATCTCAGATTTCCTCCACCCCGCCCAGGCCGGGAATGGCGCGCACGGCGGCCAGGACGGAGGGCGAGATGGCGAAGCGGTCGCCCAGATCGATTTCCACCTCCAGCCCGTCGATACGCGATACCAGGCATACCCGGCCGCGGCCTCGCTTTTCGGCGGCGGCCAGGGCACCGCGCAAGGGCGCCAGCGGGGGGATGCCGTCGCAGGCCACCTTGAGCCCGGCCGCCGCCCGCGCCGTCACTTGGTCCAGAGGTTCGATGGAATTGGCGGTGAAGCGCGCCGTCTCGCCTTCGAACTGCACGCTGCCCTTGACGAAGATGGAATTGCCCGCTTCCAGCATGTCGCGCCCCGTGGCCAGAACCTCGGAGAACAGCGTCACCTCGAAGACCCCGGACACGTCCGACAGGCGCACGAAGGCATAGCGGCTACCCTTGGCCGACGTGCGTTCCTTGCGCCCGATCACCGTCCCGGCCAGGGCGACGGGGCCGGCATGGCCGTCGCGGATCACGTCGGCCACCCGGCGCACGCCCAGGCGTTCCAGGCTCTTGGCGTAGGCGTCCAGCGGATGGCCCGACAGATAGAAGCCGATGGCGTCGGCTTCCTCGTTCAGCCGTTCCATGTAGGGCCAGTCGGGGCCTTCGGGCAGCTTGAGCGCGGGCGGCTCCCCCCCGCCTCCTCCGAACAGACCGATCTGGCCGCTGTCCCGTTCCGCCCCCGCCGCCTGGGCGTGGCGCAGCAGGATTTCCAGACCTTCGAACATTTGGCGGCGGTTCGGATTCAGGCCGTCCAGGGCGCCTGCCCGCACCAGGTTTTCCAACTGGCGCTTGTTGACCGCACGGGCATCCAGCCGGTTCGCCAGATCGGCGAGGGTCTTGAAGCGGCCCTTGGCTTTGCGTTCGGCGATCAGCGTCGCCATGGCGGCGGCGCCCACGTTCTTGACCGCCGCCAGGCCGTAGCGAATGCCCTTGGCCTTGCCTTCCTTGTCCCGTTCCACGGTGAACGCAACGCCCGAAGCGTTGATGTCGGGGGGCAGCAAGGGCACGTTCAGGCGGCGCAGTTCCTCGCGAAAGCCGTTCAGCTTGTCGGTGTTGTTCATGTCCAGCGTCATCGACGCGGCGAAGAATTCCACCGGATAGTTGGCCTTCAGGTAGGCGGTCTGGTAGGCGACCAGGGCGTAGGCGGCGGCGTGGGACTTGTTGAAGCCGTAGCCGGCGAACTTGTCCACCTGGTCGAAGATGTCCGATGCCTTCTGTTCGGGCACCCCCTTGGCGGCGGCGCCGGCCACGAAGGTGGCGCGCTGCTTGTCCATCTCCTCCTTGATCTTCTTGCCCATGGCGCGGCGCAGCAGGTCGGCGCCGCCCAGGCTGTAGCCCGACAGTTCCTGGGCGATCTGCATGACCTGTTCCTGGTAGATCATGATGCCGAAGGTTTCCTTCAGGATGCCTTCCAGGGTCGGATAGAGGTAGTCGGGCTGTTCGTCCCCGTGCTTGCGGCGGATGTAGCTGGGAATGTTGTCCATGGGACCGGGGCGATAGAGCGCCACCACGGCGATGATGTCTTCGAAGGTGTCGGGCTTCAGCTTGCCCAGCACGTCCTGCATGCCCGTGCTTTCCAGCTGGAACACGCCGGCCGATTCCTTGCGGCCCAGCATCTCGTAGGAAGGACGGTCGTCGAGCGGCAGATTGGTGAGATCGATCCGCCTCCCCCCATCGCGGATCAGGTCGACGGCGGTCGACAGCACGGTCAGGGTCTTCAGGCCCAGGAAGTCGAACTTCACAAGGCCGGCCGATTCCACGTACTTCATGTTGAAGCCGGTGACCGGCATGTCGGAACGGGGATCGCGATAAAGCGGGATCAGTTCGTCCAGCGGCCTATCGGCGATCACCACGCCGGCGGCATGGGTCGAGGCGTGGCGGTAGAGCCCTTCCAGCGGCTTGGCGATGTCGAACAGGCGCTTGACGTCCGCATCCTCGTCGATCAGACGCTGCAACTGCGGCTCTGCCTGGACCGCCTGTTCCAGGGTCACCGGATTGGCCGGGTTGTTGGGCACCAGCTTGCATATCTTGTCGATGTAGCCGTAGGGCATTTCCAGCACCCGGCCCACGTCGCGCAGCACCGCGCGGGCCTGGAGCTTGCCGAAGGTGATGATCTGGGCCACCTTGTCGCGGCCGTATTTTTCCTGGACGTAGCGGATCACCTCGTCGCGCCGGTCCTGGCAGAAGTCGATGTCGAAGTCGGGCATCGACACGCGGTCGGGGTTGAGGAAGCGCTCGAACAACAGGCCCCAGCGCAAGGGGTCCAGGTCGGTGATGGTGAGCGCCCAGGCGACCACCGAACCCGCGCCCGAGCCGCGCCCCGGCCCCACCGGAATGCCTTGCGCCTTGGCCCACTTGATGAAGTCGGCGACGATCAGGAAGTAGCCGGGGAACTTCATCTTGACGATGACGTCCAGTTCGTAGTCCAGGCGTTCCCGGTAGGTGCGGGCAGCCTGCTCGCGTTCCGCTTCCGTCATCATGGGCGTGAAAACCTGGGTCTCCAGGCGCCGTTCCAGGCCGGCCTGGGCCTGGGCCCGCAACTCGTCCGCCTCGTCCCGGCCCACGCCGCAGTCGAAGGGCGGCAGGATGGGCTTCACCGTCTCGACCATGAAGGCGCAGCGCCGGGCCACCACCAGGGTGTTGTCCACCGCTTCCGGCAGGTCTGCGAAGAGTTTGCGCATCTCCTCGGCCGACTTGAAGTAGTGCTCGGGCGTCAGGCGGCGACGTTCGGCGGCCGAAAGCGTGGTTCCCCCGGCGATGCAAAGCAGCGCATCGTGGGATTCGTACATGTCGCGGCTGGCGAAGAAGGTCTCGTTGGTGGCCACCAGCGGCAGGCCGTGGCGATAGGCGAGGTCGATCAGGGCATCCTCGACGGCCGCCTCGGCTTCCGTGCCGTGGCGTTGCAGTTCGACGTAGAGTCGTCCCGAAAAAGCCGCCGCCAAGCGCAGCAACAGAGCCTCGGCGGCTTCCGCCTGCCCCTCGCCCAACAGCCGCCCCACCGCGCCCGCGGCACCGCCGGTGAGCGCGATCAGGCCGCCCGCATGGCATTCCAGGAAAGACAGCGACACCTTGGGCTCGGACGCATCGGCGCTGCCCATGTAGGCCTCGCCCAACAGCTTCAGCAGGTTGCCGTAGCCTTCCCGGTTCTGCACCAGCAGCACCAGCGGGTCGGACTTCGGCCCGCCGGCCCCCGGCAGGCGCCCGGGCACACGGGCCTCGGCCTCCTCGCGGGCGATGTCCAACTGGCAGCCGACGATGGGCTGGATACCGCCCTTGGCGCAGGATTCGGAAAATTCCAGGGCACCGAACAGATTGTTGGTGTCGGTCATGGCGACCGCCGGCATGGCCGCCTTCTGACAAAGCTTCGCCAAGTCCTTGACGCGGATGGCGCCCTCGGACAGCGAATAGGCGGTATGCACCCGCAGATGGACGAACCCGGCATGCGCCATGGACTTCAGGATTCCACAGCCGGCCCGCGGTGTCACCAACCCGACACCGGCTTATCCACAGCAAAGTGGCTCCGAAGGACATCCCCAGCCGAAACCGATTACGCCATGTGTGACATCAAGCGCACCAAGGGGCTGAACTACCACCTCGTACAGTCGTAGGTGCCGCCGTAGCGGGGGGTGCAGTTGTAGGTGCGCGGCGCGTTCGCCCGCATGCGGGCGTCCTGTTCGGCCCGCATCTGGGAATCCAGCAGGTCCTGCTGCATCTGCCACTGCCGATCGGCTTGGCGCTGCTGGAGATCCAGCATGCGCATCTGCGTAAACATCTCGCTGATCTTGAGGCGGCCCTCGACCTCGGAAATTTCCCGCGCTTCCACCTTCCGCGCCACCAGGTCGGCAAAATTGAAGTAGGAATCCACCGCCGACATGTTAGCGAAGGGGTTCTGCCGGTTGGGCTCCATCATCTTCTTCTGGCAGCCGATCTGATCCTTGAGGACGGCGAACTGCTGCTCGCAGGTCGTTCGCGCTTCGCCCAGCCCGGGACCGGTGACGCAGCCTGCCACCGCCAACCCGCCCGCAAGAATGGTCAGGAAAACCCGCCCCCGCATGACGCCCTCCATGGTTCATTAATCGAGACGGCCGCCATCATATACAGAGTCCGGAAAAAGTGAAGACAAGCGTCGCGTCCCATTCTTTTCGACAAGAAAAAACCCGCCCCCCCCTGGGGGAGGCGGGTTCCGCATCCAGGCCCGAAACGGGTAGCGGATTACTTCTTGGCCTTGGCCTTCAGGGCGTCGGCCGGGATCATCTGGTGATTGAGGCCAGCGTCCTTGTCCGGGTCCATGCCGAAGGCCACCGCCATCAGCTGGCTGTAGTAGACCACCGGGATGCTGAAGTTGGTCCCGAACTGACTGTTGATCTGGGCCTGGTACATTTCGACGTTCTGTTGGCAGAGCGGGCAGGGCGTGGAGATCACGTCGGCGCCCTTGGCTTGCGCTTCTTCCAGAATGCCCTTCATCAGGTGCAGGGTGCGGTCGGGGCTCATCACCGCGACCGAACCGCCGCAGCAGGCGGTGCGGTTCTGGAAGTCCACGACCTCGGCCCCGCATGCCTTGGTGAAGTTGTCCAGGAATTCGGGATCGTCGTAGGTGTCGTACTTGTTGGCCCGTTCGGTGTTGGCAAACGGCCGCACGGTCTGGCAGCCCACATAGCCGGCCACCTTGAGGCCGGTCAGCGGGTTGACGACCTGTTCCTTGATCTTGTCGACGCCCACGTCGGTAACCAGCACCTCGCAGATGTGGCGCACTTGGAGCGAGCCGTCGTAGGACTTGCCGTCGGCGGCCAGGGACTCGTTCATCTCGGCCTTGAAGCCCTCGTGCTCGCGGATGCTCTCGTTGACCTCGTGGGTGTTGAGGTAGCAGGCCGCGCAGGGCGTGGCCACGTCGCGCTGGCCCTGCTGAAGGGCGAGCGCCAAGTTGCGGGCCGAGAGTGCCGAGTTGGGCGTCATGCCGCCGCCCAGATGGCCGACGGAGGCGCCGCAGCAGTTCCAGTCCTGGATATCTTCCAGCTCGAACCCCAGCTTGGGCGCGATGGCGCGGATGCTCTTGTCGAGCGCCACCGCACTGGCTTCGGAGCTGCAGCCGGGGTAGTAGGTGAACTTCTTGGTCATGGCTCAGCTCCCGAACTTGCGCTTCTCGATCTCGGCCGCCTTGGCCAAGATCTTCTGCAGGCCGCCCTTATCCTTGATGGAATGGGGCGGAGCGAACAACGCCATGCGGCCCGCCTTTATCATGGACAGCGCGATCTTCTGGTTGGCCAGCGCCTTCTTGATGCCGCCACCCAGGCCGTAGGAGAAGTAGAACTTGGCGGTGAAGAGGCGTTCGTCGGTGCGGCCGAACTTGGCGGCCGTCCACCAGAAGGCCTTGCCGAACTTCGCGTTGTCGGTGCTGTCGGCCTCCTGGTAGCCCTGTTCGATGGCGTAGGTGAGCAGGCCGTGCAGGATGTACTTGACCGGCACCTTGCGGGGGCAGCGGACCACGCAGTTGTAGCAGGAGACGCAGTTCCACAGGGTGGTGGACTTGAGCACCTCCTCCTTCATGCCGGCGCGCACCATCATGAAGGTCTTGCGCGGGCCGTTGTCCATGTTGGTGCCGATCGGGCAGGAGCCCGAGCAGACGCCGCACTGCATGCACATGTTCATGCGGTCGCCGCCGTCGATGTTGTCGCGCACCCAGCGGGCGAACGACAGGTCGTACTTGCGGGTCGGGGTCGGAGCGTTCATGGCTTAGAATCCCTTGAACGGGTTGAGACCGACTTTGAGGATCTGGGCCGTCAGATCGTCGATCATCTTGCCCACGGCGGCGGAGTCGGCGATGGAGACTTCCATGCTGGTGACGCGCTCCTTTTCCAGCATCATGCTCTTCAGCGTTTCCTCGACCTTGCCCATGCGCTCCTTGGCGAGCGCCGATCCCTTGACGAAGTGGCACTGGTAGTCGTCGCCCGACTTGCAGCCCATCAGGATCACGCCGTCGTAGCCGACGGACAAGGCGTCCGAAATGCAGAGCATACTCACCGACCCCAGGCAGCGCACCGGGATGGTACGCACGTGGGCGCTCCATTCGGTGCGATGGATGCCGGCCATGTCGAGCGCCGGATAGGCGTCGTTCATGCAGGCCAGGATCAGGATACGCGGCTTGCCCGAGAACTCGTCGGGGATCTTCACCGACTTCGCCATCGCGACCAGCATCTCGACCGAGTAATTGTCGAAGCTGATGGCGCGGACCGGACAGGCGCCCATGCAGGTGCCGCAACGGCGGCAGCGCGAGGGGTTGATGGACGGGAAGTCCTTCTCGTCCTCGTCGATGGCGCCGAACGGGCATTCCACCGTGCAGCGGCGGCACTTGGTGCAGATGTTGAAGTTGAACTTCGGATACGACAGGTCGCCCGAGCGCGGATGCACGGCGCGGCCGAGCTTCACGCTGTGGATGACCTGGATCGCCTTCATGGCGGCGCCCGCCGCGTCCTTGGCGGCTTCTTCCATGTCCATGGGACGGCGCAGCGGGCCGCAGGCGTAGATGCCGGTGCGGCGCGTCTCGTAGGGGAAGCAGATGTAATGGCTGTCCGAGAAGCCGTCGGCCAGCATCGGGATGTGCGGCCCTTGGCGGTACTGCAGGTTCAGCACCGGCAGGCCTTCCGCGACGCCCACGTCCTTGGTCTGGCAGGGCGAGGGCGCGGCGACGCCGTCCTTGTAGCCGGCCACCGCGAAGGGCGCGACGGGATTGATGTCGCTCTTGCCCAGCACCAGCTTTTCGTCCGGCAGTTCCGGCGTGGCGGAACCGGGCACCGTGGAGTTGGGCACCATGCCGGTGGCGAGCACCACCATGTCGATGCCTTCCAGCGGAATGTCGTTGCCCAGCAGGTCGTCGTGATAGGTGACCTTGAGGCTGCCGTCGACGGACGCCACCTTGCCTTTGACGAAGACCACGCCCTTTTCCTGAGCGGAACGGTAGAATTCTTCCGTCACGCCGGGGGTGCGCAGTTCCTCGTAGATGACCGTGCACATGGCCTCGGGGTCGGCTTCGATCATCTGGAGCGCCTGCTTGATCGATGCCGCGCAGCA is a window encoding:
- the dnaE gene encoding DNA polymerase III subunit alpha encodes the protein MAHAGFVHLRVHTAYSLSEGAIRVKDLAKLCQKAAMPAVAMTDTNNLFGALEFSESCAKGGIQPIVGCQLDIAREEAEARVPGRLPGAGGPKSDPLVLLVQNREGYGNLLKLLGEAYMGSADASEPKVSLSFLECHAGGLIALTGGAAGAVGRLLGEGQAEAAEALLLRLAAAFSGRLYVELQRHGTEAEAAVEDALIDLAYRHGLPLVATNETFFASRDMYESHDALLCIAGGTTLSAAERRRLTPEHYFKSAEEMRKLFADLPEAVDNTLVVARRCAFMVETVKPILPPFDCGVGRDEADELRAQAQAGLERRLETQVFTPMMTEAEREQAARTYRERLDYELDVIVKMKFPGYFLIVADFIKWAKAQGIPVGPGRGSGAGSVVAWALTITDLDPLRWGLLFERFLNPDRVSMPDFDIDFCQDRRDEVIRYVQEKYGRDKVAQIITFGKLQARAVLRDVGRVLEMPYGYIDKICKLVPNNPANPVTLEQAVQAEPQLQRLIDEDADVKRLFDIAKPLEGLYRHASTHAAGVVIADRPLDELIPLYRDPRSDMPVTGFNMKYVESAGLVKFDFLGLKTLTVLSTAVDLIRDGGRRIDLTNLPLDDRPSYEMLGRKESAGVFQLESTGMQDVLGKLKPDTFEDIIAVVALYRPGPMDNIPSYIRRKHGDEQPDYLYPTLEGILKETFGIMIYQEQVMQIAQELSGYSLGGADLLRRAMGKKIKEEMDKQRATFVAGAAAKGVPEQKASDIFDQVDKFAGYGFNKSHAAAYALVAYQTAYLKANYPVEFFAASMTLDMNNTDKLNGFREELRRLNVPLLPPDINASGVAFTVERDKEGKAKGIRYGLAAVKNVGAAAMATLIAERKAKGRFKTLADLANRLDARAVNKRQLENLVRAGALDGLNPNRRQMFEGLEILLRHAQAAGAERDSGQIGLFGGGGGEPPALKLPEGPDWPYMERLNEEADAIGFYLSGHPLDAYAKSLERLGVRRVADVIRDGHAGPVALAGTVIGRKERTSAKGSRYAFVRLSDVSGVFEVTLFSEVLATGRDMLEAGNSIFVKGSVQFEGETARFTANSIEPLDQVTARAAAGLKVACDGIPPLAPLRGALAAAEKRGRGRVCLVSRIDGLEVEIDLGDRFAISPSVLAAVRAIPGLGGVEEI
- a CDS encoding 4Fe-4S dicluster domain-containing protein; its protein translation is MNAPTPTRKYDLSFARWVRDNIDGGDRMNMCMQCGVCSGSCPIGTNMDNGPRKTFMMVRAGMKEEVLKSTTLWNCVSCYNCVVRCPRKVPVKYILHGLLTYAIEQGYQEADSTDNAKFGKAFWWTAAKFGRTDERLFTAKFYFSYGLGGGIKKALANQKIALSMIKAGRMALFAPPHSIKDKGGLQKILAKAAEIEKRKFGS
- a CDS encoding CoB--CoM heterodisulfide reductase iron-sulfur subunit B family protein, which encodes MTKKFTYYPGCSSEASAVALDKSIRAIAPKLGFELEDIQDWNCCGASVGHLGGGMTPNSALSARNLALALQQGQRDVATPCAACYLNTHEVNESIREHEGFKAEMNESLAADGKSYDGSLQVRHICEVLVTDVGVDKIKEQVVNPLTGLKVAGYVGCQTVRPFANTERANKYDTYDDPEFLDNFTKACGAEVVDFQNRTACCGGSVAVMSPDRTLHLMKGILEEAQAKGADVISTPCPLCQQNVEMYQAQINSQFGTNFSIPVVYYSQLMAVAFGMDPDKDAGLNHQMIPADALKAKAKK
- a CDS encoding FAD-dependent oxidoreductase, translated to MTAESKIGVYICSGCSIGESLNVGNLEKVATGEYKVPVCKTHGTLCSDEGVKLVADDIAAGNVNKVVVAACSSRVMTDRFWFDGIHTVRANLREQVVWSHKPQDEDTQSLAEDYLRMSIVETQKTQNPEAWISGDYSETVLVVGGGYVGLTAANEAARAGHPVILVEQQDKLGGSTRDWVKVVPARPPYRWPETNPVKELMGKVEKNANIRVKLGTTVAKTAGMPGKFAVDLSDGSTETVGAIVVATGWRPYDAGKLGHLGYGASPDVVTGVELEAMLANGGVKRKSDGKAPKTVAFVQCAGSRDPDHLPYCSSVCCAASIKQALQMIEADPEAMCTVIYEELRTPGVTEEFYRSAQEKGVVFVKGKVASVDGSLKVTYHDDLLGNDIPLEGIDMVVLATGMVPNSTVPGSATPELPDEKLVLGKSDINPVAPFAVAGYKDGVAAPSPCQTKDVGVAEGLPVLNLQYRQGPHIPMLADGFSDSHYICFPYETRRTGIYACGPLRRPMDMEEAAKDAAGAAMKAIQVIHSVKLGRAVHPRSGDLSYPKFNFNICTKCRRCTVECPFGAIDEDEKDFPSINPSRCRRCGTCMGACPVRAISFDNYSVEMLVAMAKSVKIPDEFSGKPRILILACMNDAYPALDMAGIHRTEWSAHVRTIPVRCLGSVSMLCISDALSVGYDGVILMGCKSGDDYQCHFVKGSALAKERMGKVEETLKSMMLEKERVTSMEVSIADSAAVGKMIDDLTAQILKVGLNPFKGF